A genomic segment from Amphiprion ocellaris isolate individual 3 ecotype Okinawa chromosome 17, ASM2253959v1, whole genome shotgun sequence encodes:
- the cetn3 gene encoding centrin-3, whose translation MSLSLRPELPADKTKRKKRRELNEDQKHEIKEAFELFDTDKDKEIDYHELKVAMRALGFEVKKVDVLKILKDYDREGNGKITFEDFNEVVTDRILERDPKEEIMKAFKLFDDDESGKISLRNLRRVARELGENVSDEELRSMIDEFDTDGDGEINQDEFLSIMTGDS comes from the exons ATGAGTCTGTCTCTGAG ACCTGAGCTCCCAGCAGACAAAACTAAGCGTAAGAAGAGGAGAGAACTCAACGAGGATCAGAAACATGAAATCAAAGAAGCTTTTGAGTTATTTGACACTGACAAAGATAAAGAAATCGATTACCATGAGCTGAAG GTGGCGATGCGCGCACTCGGCTTTGAAGTGAAGAAAGTGGACGTTCTGAAGATTCTTAAAGACTATGATAGAGAGGGAAACGGCAAAATAACGTTTGAGGATTTCAATGAAGTAG TGACAGATCGCATCCTAGAGCGAGACCCGAAGGAGGAGATCATGAAGGCCTTTAAGCTGTTTGATGACGACGAGTCTGGAAAGATCAGTCTGAGGAACCTGAGGCGAGTGGCTCGAGAACTCGGAGAGAACGTCAGCGACGAGGAGCTGCGCAGCATGATAGACGAGTTCGACACAGATGGAGACGGTGAAA TAAACCAGGACGAGTTCCTCTCCATTATGACTGGAGATTCCTGA